The following is a genomic window from Carassius carassius chromosome 24, fCarCar2.1, whole genome shotgun sequence.
AAGTAGGTAGAACAGATCTTGCACCATAATAGTTTCATTACCAAAATTTGTACATTTTCGCTTGCTacttctaaaagaaaaaaataatgaaaagaacAAAAGGTCTCACATGTTCTAGGATCAACACTGCTGACCAGAATGCAAGACCTCTGACAAACTGTTCTGATAAACCATTCTGTAAAGCGGGAAAAGGTAACAAGGCCTTACTGAAATCACAAAGATCAGCACAATTACAATGAATATAAATCACAATATGTAACAAATAAGGTAAAATAAATTGCATAATTTGAAAGTAGGTTGAGGGTAAAAAAAAGACCTGTTGCAGTAGCATCATGAATACATGAAAATAACTACAGTACTGGTGAAAACCCTACATTTGTGTTCCTGTCTTCAAACTCTGAGATATAATATTTTCATCAACCATCCACATCTGCCTGATTCTCTGTGCTCTGGTTTCCTAATAAGACAGGGAGAGCAGAAGAGAAAAGTCTGGTCCCTTAAGCTGGAAATCATGGACTGTCAATGAGAATCAGGATACTTCTCCATTCCAATATACAGCTGACCTCCCCGCGCAAGGCAAAAGTGTTTACATAGCTAAACTTTGTTCCACTATCATTTCTTTGGTCCTGCTTTGAAAGAAAATTActccctaaaataaaataaaccgagAGACCTCGTTACAagcaattacagaaaaaaattatatttttgcaaCTGTAGAGTAATTGTACTTTAGAACATAAAGacagaaaaaactaaattatcaGAAATGACTGATACCTTttacagacagacacagaatTTGCATAGCTCACACAAATAGGCAATGTGTGATGATTATCATAAGATCGGAGTTGACCTACCAAAGTGCAACCTGCAACAGCTGCATTCGAGAACGCTGTACATTGAGCATGCTTCCCATTATAACAGCACAGACGCTGGTCATTCAAAATTCTCCgttatctgtgcatatttcctCAACCACGATATCTAACCCTGACGAGATCTCTCGACATCAATGCTTGCCTTGTTTTCACTTCAGAGGGGTTAGGCATAAGCAAGCCCACCTTCTTCAAACCTTCTCATTACTTCCTTTGCTCATCCATCAGTTGATCCATCTAATTAGCAATTTCTTTTCTTATACACAGAGCAACAACAGAACTTCTGGTAAGAAGagggtaaaaaacaaaacaaaaactaaaaggtCTATACTTATACTCTTCATTTTACAACAATTTGGCCAATGCATGCAACAACAGTTCTACATCTATCCTTTTGAATATCTGTTATTTTTGAAAATGCATGTATTATATAGTATGGTATCAATTAATAGGATGAACATCTTAAAATTACCTTATTGAAAACCTAACTGAACTACAGTTTGAGAAGCAGGCTTCATATGCATCAGACTGCATTCCCAAAGATGCAACTACACTTTACTATGAATATAGATAGTCTTTTGGTAATAATTACTTTTGACATGCTTATCTTTGCGTGTGTGTCCATTTGGCATGTTTCTGTACTGTATGTTACATTGCTTCCACATGTACACCTAGCATTTAGCTCTGATATCTCGCTAAAGGATGCACATTGCTTTGGCATATTTTGGCAAGACTGTCTTTCACACCTCTcaacagaaacacaaacacactcgttCAAGGTCAAGGATCACTATAATTTCACAACACCcacttcatttcatttcatttctcgGTGGCATGGAAAGTGCGGGAGGCCTGCTGACAATCTTCTGAAAGGACAGCTGATAAGATAGAAGAGATAGAGCAGGGAAAGTCAGGCAGAATTAGTCAACCAGCAAAGTCTTGAGTCCAGCACATACAGTGATCTGAGGACAAAGAAGACAGATGATAGAAACGGAATTGCTATACTTTCAAAACTAGAGAGTGAATGGTGCTATATAAAACTAAagacaatacacataaaaaaaatatggtttTGTGTTTAGTATGTGGTATTACCTTGTAACAGCAGGTTGTCAAGTTTCTCAGTTGTAATGGCCCCCCTGAAGTGAATATTTAGCAAGAGCTTCTTGTAACTTATAATGTTCCTCCTCAACAGCCTGGGAACAAACACAACATCAGAGATATGCATTAGGTACATGTCTATTAACTCTCatcagagtattagtagactgtttgCTTAATATCTCTCCTCTTCAAGATCTGAAGAACTGACTCTATTCTCTTTCACAAATGCATTTGTGTTCTCCTTGCCTGCAATCTCTTCAGTTGCTCCTGAAGAGTCTGCAGTCTCATCTGCACCTCCTCCATGCGTTCCTCAGAAAGCACTAGAGGAGCACTTATccctctctcctcttctccttTATTCCCTCCATCTCCCCCACTCTCTTCTCCTTCAGTTCTTTCTTCTGTGCTGGATTCCTCCACTGAGAAGGGAAAAAAGGCATTGCAGATTTTGATATCAATCAATAATTTATGACCATTTTCCACATTTCTAAATGGTTTGGTGAGGAGGGAGCAcagctgtacagtcgtggccaaaagttttgagaattacataaatattggaaattggaaaagttgctgcttaagtttttataatagcaatttgcatatactccagaatgttatgaagagtgatcagatgaattgcatagtccttctttgccatgaaaattaacttaatcccaaaaaaacctttccactgcatttcattgctgtcattaaaggacctgctgagatcatttcagtaatcgtcttgttaactcaggtgagaatgttgacgagcacaaggctggagatcattatgtcaggctgattgggttagaatggcagacttgacatgttaaaaggagggtgatgcttgaaatcattgttcttccattgttaaccatggtgacctgcaaagaaacgcatgcagccatcattgcgttgcataaaaatggcttcacaggcaaggatattgtggctactaagattgcacctaaatcaacaatttataggatcatcaagaacttcaaggaaagaggttcaattcttgtacagaaggcttcagggcgtccaagaaagtccagcaagcgccaggatcgtctcctaaagaggattcagctgcgggatcggagtgccaccagtgcagagcttgcttaggaatggcagcaggcaggtgtgaacgcatctgcacgcacagtgaggagaagacttttggaagatggcctggtgtcaagaagggccgcaaagaagccacttctctccaaaaaaaacatcagggaccgattgatcttctgcagaaagtatagtgaatggactgctgaggactggggcaaagtcatattctccgatgaagcccctttccgattgtttggggcatctggaaaaaggcttgtccggagaagaaaaggtgagcgctaccatcagtcctgtgtcatgccaacagtaaagcatcctgacaccattcatgtgtggggttgcttctcatccaagggagtgggctcactcacaattctgcccgaaaacacagccatgaataaagaatggtaccaaaacaccctccaacagcaacttcttccaacaatccaacaacagtttggtgaagaacaatgcattttccagcacgatggagcaacgtgacataaggcaaaagtgataactaagtggctcggggtccagaatattgaaattttgggtccatgacctggaaactccccagatcttaatcccattgagaacttgtggtcaatcctcaagaggcgggtggacaaacaaaaacccactaattctgacaaactccaagaagtgattatgaaagaatgggttgctatcagtcaggatttggcccagaagttgattgagagcatgcccagtcgaattgcagaggtcctgaaaaagaagggccaacactgcaaatactgactctttgcataaatgtcatgtaattgtcgataaaagcctttgaaacgtattaagtgcttgtaattctatttcagtacatcacagaaacaactgaaacaaagatctaaaagcagtttagcagcaaacttttcgaaaactaatatttatgtaattatcaaaacttttggccacgactgtactttatGATTAAATATGAGGTTGAACTTCTTCAGCTTAAAACCTGAAACAATATTGTGTGCATTACCTGAAGACTGACCTCCATCTGCCTCCTGGCTTTCAGGTGCATTTTCCACAAGAGTCTGAGAGTCATCTGACAGGCTAATACTGCCGACCAATAGCCTCTTCAAATACTTGACTGCGAGAGGTAAACAAGCAAAAAAAGATTAATTACAGCATGAAATTGTATGTATTAACTGTTAGACCTGCATAAAATGACACATATTATGACCTTCATCCAAAGCACCAACAGCAGACTTCTCTGGAGGGATGTGGCTATGGCTGAGCAGGTCAAAGCCATTGGCCACTAGGTAGTCTATGAGTGAAGTATCATTTTCTCTACTCTTCTCATCAGTAAGTGTGTCTTTAAATCGCTCTATGGTGAAATAAAGTAACACAGCCACATTAAAATACCATGGTAAAATTACTTGGATTGACTTaacgggatagttcacccaaaaatgaaaattaccccatgatttactcaccctcaagccatcctaggtgtatatgacattcttcatatacaaaacgaggatttgttaaataaaatatctgaggatttcgatataagccaagaggacactggttttcttttgctgtaaacaaaacttgtttCTCACGAGACTGGTGAAGGTGTGTATTCGTGCCATGCCAGGCTCACGTGGAAATACAACTGTAACCGTACTGACAGTCCTTATAACCATTCGGCCTGATAGTAAAAAAGTGGCTACATTTAAGAGTGAGTTAAGACCGTTTCGTGGGGGATGccaggtgttaaaaaaaaaaaaaatttaatcgtaTGCCAACCCACCgaacaaatattcaaataatctaaTATTCTGATCCAGCCctagtaaatcatggggtaattttcatttttgggtgaaataaccctttaatatCTATTTCCAAGAGCCAAAAGTCTCACCACTGCGACTTTTCAACAGGTCTCCTCCATTTTCAGTGGGGCTAAGAGGGGGATGCAAACTggagaaaagaaatgaaaataactTGAAAGATTGACGTCAGCTTTGAACTTGCTTGTTCAACAGCACCTTTAAAAGGACACTAAATGATTCTTAAGGGGATATTTGCCAAAAACACACTCACGGGCTGTATAAAGGTCCAAGGATGCTGTTAGGTATGCTGGTGCTTTGTTTTCTAGTTATCTTATTTCCGTCCCTCTTCTTCAACTCGTCAATCGTAGTCTTAATCACCTCTATCCAACTGGAACAAAACAGACTGTTAGTGTCATATCAAATTACACGTTTTGGTTTTCAATTTTGAAGAGGGATTTCATATCATCTGCCTGCCAGTCTCTCCTGTAAGTGTTAAATATAAATGGCTTTATATGGTTCACACTCACTTTTTCCTCTCCACGATGGACTGAGCCACTAGTTCATAAATCTGTGCTCCACTTTCCCAAGTGAAGATAACGTAGAGGGCCTTCGGGTCTGATGGAAAAAAGGAAGTAACTGTATATCAAATTCACATTATTCAGAATAAAACATGCTAATTCTTATTCACTCACCAGTGGCCACATCTCTGAGAAAAACAGATTCTAGTTTGATGATTGGACTCAGCATCTGTTTGCCTTCCTGAATGGCTATGTTGCTTTTGCTCTGACACTTCAAAACCATCTTATCATCCTGCTTCTGAAGCAAGACTAACAGGTCTGACAGCAAAACACAGTGGACATCTgcaaacacacccacacaaaaaCAGGTTGAGTTGAGAGGCAGCATTCTTGATTATAGAAGCAATGAAAGGCAATAAAATTTGAGAATTATCATTCAGGGGAGTGTGTCGAGGGGCTTACCGATCGTCTTCTCCTTGGTCACCCTCCATGTCAGAGGTCCTTCAAACAGCATTGTTCTGGTGGTCAGATCAATGTTCTGATGAACAGAGAGAAGAGAGGATCATATCAGTGCCAGAGTGTCTGCATTAGTAACATTAGTACCTCACACATGAGACATCAAGATATTTCTCACCTTGTACTCAATGTAGAGGTCATTGCTCGGTTTCAGTCCTGAGGTGTCCAGCCGGCGCTGGTAGTCTTTCAAAATCTGAAGATTGAAGTTGAAGATGGTTGTTGGGAAAACGCATATTAGAAATtctgagtttaaacgcatatagGATGGGTGGTATGACCAAAGACTTTCATCACAGTATGAACAATTTTAAACAGTATCATACAAATTAAATACAGGTGctgatcatataattagaatatcatcaaaaagttgatttcactaattccattcaaaaagtgaaacttgtatattatattcattcattacacacagactgatatatttcaaacgtttatttatttttattttgatgattataactgacaaccaaggaaaatcccaaattcagtatctcagaaaattagaatataacttaagaccattacaaagaaaggatttttagaaatcttggccaactaaaaagtataaaaattaaaagtatgagcatgtacagcactcaatacttagttggggctccttttgcctgaattactgcagcaatgcggcatggcatggagtcgttcagtctgtggcactgctcaggtgttatgagagcccaggttgctctgatagtggctttcggctcttctgcattcttgggtctggcatatcgcatcttcctcttcacaatactccgtagattttctatggggttaaggtcaggcgagttttctggccaattaagaacagggataccatggtccttaaaccaggtactggaagctttggcactttgtgcaggtgccaagttctgttggaaaatgaaatctgcatctccataaagttggtcagcagcaggaagcatgaagtgctctaaaacttcctggtatacgactgtgttgaccttggacctcagaaaacacagtggaccaataccagcagatgacttggcaccgcaaaccatcattgactgtggaaacttgtcactggacctcaagcaacatggattgtttgccttttccttcccttcgcctctctattaatgtgcttggacagagagctctgtgaacagccagcctcttttgcaatgaccttttgtgtcttgtcctccttgtgcaaggtgtcagtggtcgtcttttggacaactttcaagtcagcagtcttccccatgattgtgtagcctacagaactagactgagagaccatttaaaggctttgcaggctttttgagttaattagctgattagagtgtggtaCCAGGTTTCTTCAATATTGaaacttttcacaatattctcatttctgagatactgaatttgggattttcaatTTGTTCAAtttgttgtcagttataaacatcaaaattaaaagatataaacatttgaaatatatcagtctgtgtgtaatgaatgaatataatatacaagtttcactttttgaatggaataagtgaaataaataaactttttgatgatattctaattatatgaccagcacctgtacatcaCAACATGCTGGCATGTAGTAATGCCTGTATACTGCCAGACCACACATCCTTACAGTAAACCCTGTTTATATGAAGGAATTTCTACTGAACTCTCACCAGAAGGTTCTCCATGAGTTTAACTTCTTCATTGACATGGTTGAGGATCTTGCGGCAAGATTCTGCTGCTTGGTTAATCTTCTCTTTTTCTGTGTCATCATCTGAGAGAAATGGACATTGGTTATATACCcattttttattcctgtgatggcaaggcAGATACATTTAGGATCGCTtgagttcaaaataacagcaaatcttttgtaacaatataaaggTCTTTAAAAGTCTTCAATTGTGACCAATTGAATCATACTAAATTATTATCAATAgctttgcaaaataaaataattgacccACTATTTTTGACTTACTATCcccaattttctttatttttttttacttttaattaagaaaatttctgttttaaactcatttgtttatttgtagtatttttatttcatgtgttATTTACTTTGGTTTTACGTCAATTTGCAATTGTTTAGCAAGTTTTTTGCACTTTTCACACAAATGGTATTATAGAAATAAGAAGTATTAGATTTGAAAACCTGTGTTCTTGGCTATGTTTTCTAACAGAAGAGGGTACTTGGTTAGTCTTTGCATCTCTATAGGAATGATATCCTTCAGCTGTAGCCTCCGACACTGTGGCTTACTCTCTGCCTcctacaacacaaacacagacattttgaaatgccaAGCCTCCATTTATGTGACTGCCGAAAAGTTGCAATAACATGGAAAagagtgcccctattatggatttttgaaaatcacCTTTTATGCaatgtgtaacacagctctgagtgaatgaaaacatcctgaaaAGTTGTAAATATAACAGTGCACCGTTCATAAAGTTATTGTATAACAACGTAAAACAAGTAAAACTGATGGGCTCAGTAATGGTGATGGGCATTCTGCATGCAGACCAATCACTACAGACTGTCATCAGACCAATCACCACAGTTTACTAtcacgcaaaggaggggtttggaaaaattaatcgttaaaTGAATCATCTGGGAGTCGTTCcacaaaaaaggggaaaaaaaatgcatatttgaagacaatgaaagtgttttttgaccttgcatggatgtcaacctgttgttgtgGACTCCCAAAATGAAAGTATGTGCCTTTCATTACCCATTATAGGGGCACGTTAAGAGTAAAGATAccagaataaaagcattaaaacgGGGATCCTTCTTCTGTCTGGTCTTTATCAGCTCCAGAGCCCACGTCTGGTAGCTACAGAAGCGTGCCGAGAGCTTCTGAAACCACTCTCCCTCTGATCCACTGAACTACAGAGATAAAGACATGTCTATTTGTTTAACAGCTGATATAAGTTAATGTAGTCAAGATGAATGCTGAATGACACTGTGTTGAAAAAGAACATGAAAATCAAGCCTTTAGCACAATCTAAGCTACTTACCCTGTTCAGAAGTGGCGTGcttatgattttgacaatgtACTCATCCTCCTGCCGCTGTTTTTTCAGGTTTTCATAGaaagtatctaaaaaaaaaaatatggatttaaGCTATATCAAAACTGTTTTTGACAATTTAACTATTTTTTGTATACATATTTTGAAGTAGGGCttcacgatattgggaaaaaatgacattgcgatattttatttttctgcgatatatatggcgatatgaaatctaatctaattttttcttacaaacaaaaatggggtgagcagatttacattctcattttaaatgatttaaacatcgacaccatcgtgtcaattgattaatatgcgcgagggagagagcaagacagcgctcgtgttgtttgaagcgctctctctctctccctcggtctctctctcgcgctctctctctctctccccctctgtctttctctcgtgcgcgctctctctctctctctcgcgcgcgcgtgcGCTCTCCgcaaatcacattcgtcaaggaccggggagcagctggcccgtacagttaatgaataatggatcaactacgacagcctacatcgcacatcctgcgatgtgactatcgtggattcgtacatcgcgatatcgatgcttaaacgacacatcgtgcagccctattttgAAGGGCCTTCATAATCATTAAAACCATGCAGATTTCAGTGTAGTAATATATTTGAAGTGGATACATACAGTGCATCTCTATGATCTCATCAAGGCTGGGGAAGATGGTGGCCAGCTCAGTTATGCTCATAATCTCATTCCTCTCCAGCGGACGAGAAAACACAGTCTGCAATACACTCAGCATACGGACATGAGCATGCTCTGTCGAAAACAGCtctgagagacacacagagaaaaatgTGTTCATCATTACACCCTGCTACATAGTAGATTCAACAAAATAAGGCACTTGAACCTGTGgatattttttcagcattcttgaTTGTATTACCATTGATGACTTCTTGTCTTTTGATTTCCTTTTTGCTCAGTTTTTTCAAGTCCTCAGGAGAAGCAAGGGCTCTCCAGTTGGGCGGGTCCTGCTCGAGCTCCAGGAGACGGGGCTCCATCTCTTCCTGCTGAGGGAAGGGGCCAAAAGCAGGACCAGTCACGAGGCCATCAGGCAACAACCCACCTTCCACACTAAGAGACAAATTAAGGGAAAAATTGAAAATGGATACATACATGTTAAGCAGTGTAAAAATAGTTAAAGGGtatgttcatccaaaaataaaaattaagccataaattactcaccctgaagtcatcctaagtgtaggagttataaaaaaaaaagtctttgatctttcaagcagtTTGTTgcaactcagcgggtgttgcactgcatcggttcatgagaagtttaataaaaagctcctccattaataaaaaaaaaaataatctatgagtttttattagaaaaatatccatattaaaaaagtaatagtcactttaatctagcttgcgctgaCAGATATAAACGAAGCAGTTCTGGGGgaatgatgtatgaggtcagcgTTGTGTATGTGCCACTCAGAAGGGGCGCACACGGAAACGCagtggagagatcaaaacaaaggatttgtaaagaagaatgtcagaggatttcaatataaacaaagaggagactggttttcctttgctaaagtaaggaaactttgcttcctttgctcctgttaacaaacattggttttcacgagactcaccgcAGTGCAACACCAGCCTCATACGTCATGCTCCCGGAACTGCTTCCATTTACAACAGTAaacgcaagctagattaaagtgtttattatgttttgtatatggatattttttgtacaaaaacgcattgattcgctacattttttaatggatgtgctttttattaaacttcttaaTGACCGGTGCAGTGCAACACatgctgagtggcatcaaacagcttgaaagaacaaagacaattttttaaataactctgactggattcatatgaaagaaaaaagtcatatacacctaggttgACTTGacaaggtgagtaatttatgtgCTAATTTTCAACTTTGAGTGAAATAACCGTTTAAGGTAGTGATGAATACATTTTCTGAGTTATTGAGAAGCCCTTTGTGCTGCTGTCTCCTGTGGATGGTTTATGTATAAGAGTTTCTAAGTGTGTGCGATGGTTAGTCTTTGCCTTACAAGACTGAATGCTGTGGGGAGGGTGAGAGGGGGAGGGAGGTGGAAGTTGACTGCAGGTCCACGTCGCTACGGGAGCGAGACTGCTTGGCGCGGGAAGAGCCACTACGGCGAGAGTGACGGCGCTCCACGCAAAGGCTCTCGCTGCGGCGCACATTCCTAAACAcccaagggggggggggggggggggggggggggtagaggaAAAAGAAGAACAAGAAAAGGGAACAAGAATGGAAGTAGgaggaaaaagaaaggaaaaaagaaacaaaacaaaaggaaaaggaaGAAGAAGAGAAAGGTAAGGAGAGAAGGAAAGACCAGGGAATGAAAAGGGGAGAAGAGAAGATGAGAAAGGGGGAAGGAAAAAGGAATAAGAAGCAACGGAAAGAAAAGGAAGGGGTAGAGGAAATATATGGGGAAATAGGATGAATAAGGAAAGGAAAATAGTGGATAGaggacagaaagaaaggaaaaagcaaacaaaaaatgaaGTGGAAGAAAAGGAAAGAGGcaataaaacaattgaaaaagaaaggaaagaacatgaataaaaaggaaaggagaagaaaaagaaggaaaggaaaagagaaaataaaaaagaaagaagaaaaatagaaaggaaggaaagaagaagaaaaaggaaacaaaagaaaagaaaaggcaatTATAAGAAGATAAATAAGAAAAGGAATCAAATGAGAAATTAAATGgggaaataaagaatgaaaagagATGAATGTAACAGAAAGGGgacagaaaatgaaatgaaatgggtAATCAAGTAGCAGAAATGTGGAAGGGACATTGGATGACAGTGAGGTTAAAGACCACAGACCAAAGGTAACATGAACAGATGATAGAAACAGAAAATTGAACAGTGATTAAGAAAAAACAGTAAGTGAAACGTGAAGACAAATAATGTCTAAACCAAAAGATATGATGTTTTTAGCACTAGTTCACCAGGGAGATTCATTCAGCCCCATCAGTTCAAAGACCCTTCTGGGATCCACATTAACAAACATCTCTGATCTTTCTAATGTGTCATTTACAGCATATCAGTGCATTTAAACACCTTAATTATACTAGTATAAACACTATCAGCTAATAAGTGGACTCCATTCGTGCAAAGCGTACCAAAAAGCAGATACTTCTGCCCTCAATCCCTAAAGCCCCTAAACCAGAGAAGAACCATACTTAGCCATGCAGTGAGTTTGAGTGTCTATGTGAgtctaaatataaatctaaagcTTAAAACCCATGTCATTCATTGTACAATGTTTTCTactatatgaataataatatttaatataatttatttttaataagagaACATGTGCATCAGTAGCAGTTGAGGCTGGCAGAAAATCCCAGAGACAACCATGCAGACCCACCTTGTCTTCTTTCTGTAAAAACATAGGTCGAACGAACAGTTACAGAATAACCAACAACAAATCGTTTATTAACAAACACCCAACCAAAATGTCCAACTATTACCTCAACCCTTCCCTAAACAAAATCTCAAGGCCGGCAACAAAGCGAGACAGAGAGCACAACAACGGACAACAGCAACGAACAATGCCCCCACATGAAGGACAGTTACGCCAGCAAATGCACAGCTAATCCAGTAACAGTAGTTTTGTCATATACTGTATTGTTAACAGTAAGGTAAAGAAGCTTCATTAAGTTTCTAAGTCAAGTTTATGTTTGAAATCCAGAATGTTGCAGTTTCAATTCCCACAAGTAAATATCACCATTGTCCCAAACTGCAGAACATCAGGTTGCTCCATCAAAATATATGTGCACTGTAAGTCACGTTTGATGACAGCATCTGCTAAATATATACCTACTAActgaagaaacaaaaacacagccTTTTAAATAGTTGGGCAGTCATAACATTTGCTCAAATTCAGACAGAATCTGCTTATTTTGATGGCGTCATGCCTTGGTGCAACATTGCGGGACATAGCGCTGACTGGACGCGAAGAAAGACTGCGGCATGGGTAAACTGTATACTGAAAGCTAACAAAAATGACTGAAATTGCAAAACATCAGGTGGGACAAGGAACAAACAGAcatacaggtaaaaaaaaaacattggaggAAGCAAAATGcagagaaaaaaatgaaagtggGAAGAAAGGGAGTTAAGATAGGAGGGGAAAGGGAGGGAGGCATGTATGCGCAGTAAGGGACTGTCTTGGTATTTGTCGTCCTTAAGGAGGGTAGCAAATATTGCGGGCAGCAGCAGGAACAGCAGCACAGGAGGGACACAGCACACTCCCCGAGACAAAGCAGGCAGGGAGTTTTTCCACCCTTCTTTAGTTATGTCACAGAAAATAAGACTGTAAATACTTCTGTACAATTTAAAAAGTATGCtagctgtttttctttttattaactgTTTTCCATTCCTGAACCTTCTTTCTCACCTGCTACTGTCCTGACTGTCATCTGGAGGGACATCGATGACAGAGGGAGATTCACAGATGGAGAGACCCCCACCAGTGCTGACAGGAGATGCATCTCCCCCCTCTGAGACTGGTCTGGGGTCTGAACGATTGTTGTTAACACCTACAGGA
Proteins encoded in this region:
- the LOC132103036 gene encoding rho guanine nucleotide exchange factor 1-like, which produces MDCEDAHNGRGPSGAQCSNPAMNIIGAEDEDFENDEQPMVDDQSSHFTSIELLKSRPTHLLTFIHHVMLQFDCAPVLCYLHADLFRNFNAKDTKKHFGEFYNSFLEKGAILKVSVPNNLASELDRMRPEMISEEHQKRFANEIQYLQCPEILRQLDDFRQKRMMGMTPNERELNDVESHRPTDRIPMDMKEKAVAESLLEKMFEANPSIVPDKDKSNCIFGAVALYMKHLGVKTRALDNKKTKSGWRPSVPSVLKPWGTNRPNKIVKPPPFTHDGKQSRLDFEVKQSKQTVPPHRVSVSDSGTTSVRKPGVAGSGSVHGSESSEEMTISVSVTPSPDSQTDTGVNNNRSDPRPVSEGGDASPVSTGGGLSICESPSVIDVPPDDSQDSSSVEGGLLPDGLVTGPAFGPFPQQEEMEPRLLELEQDPPNWRALASPEDLKKLSKKEIKRQEVINELFSTEHAHVRMLSVLQTVFSRPLERNEIMSITELATIFPSLDEIIEMHYTFYENLKKQRQEDEYIVKIISTPLLNRFSGSEGEWFQKLSARFCSYQTWALELIKTRQKKDPRFNAFILEAESKPQCRRLQLKDIIPIEMQRLTKYPLLLENIAKNTDDDTEKEKINQAAESCRKILNHVNEEVKLMENLLILKDYQRRLDTSGLKPSNDLYIEYKNIDLTTRTMLFEGPLTWRVTKEKTIDVHCVLLSDLLVLLQKQDDKMVLKCQSKSNIAIQEGKQMLSPIIKLESVFLRDVATDPKALYVIFTWESGAQIYELVAQSIVERKNWIEVIKTTIDELKKRDGNKITRKQSTSIPNSILGPLYSPLHPPLSPTENGGDLLKSRSERFKDTLTDEKSRENDTSLIDYLVANGFDLLSHSHIPPEKSAVGALDEVKYLKRLLVGSISLSDDSQTLVENAPESQEADGGQSSVEESSTEERTEGEESGGDGGNKGEEERGISAPLVLSEERMEEVQMRLQTLQEQLKRLQAVEEEHYKLQEALAKYSLQGGHYN